A genomic region of Nostoc sp. UHCC 0702 contains the following coding sequences:
- the ald gene encoding alanine dehydrogenase: MEIGVPKETKDQEFRVGLSPSSVRVLRENGHAIFVQTQAGNGAGFTDDDYASAGAEIVSTPEAAWNRELVVKVKEPLVSEYQFLQKGQILFTYLHLAADRKLTESLIDCGICAIAYETVELPGANKLPLLTPMSVIAGRLSVQFGARFLERQQGGRGVLLGGVPGVKPGKVVILGGGVVGTEAAKIAVGMGAIVQILDVNVERLSYLETLFGSRVELLYSNSAHIEAAVKEADLLIGAVLVLGRRAPILVSRELVKQMHPGSVIVDVAVDQGGCVETLHATSHTNPVYLEEGVVHYGVPNMPGAVPWTATQALNNSTLPYVVQLANLGIKALGVNPALAKGVNVQNHRLVHPAVQEVFPDLVS; the protein is encoded by the coding sequence ATGGAAATTGGCGTTCCCAAGGAGACTAAGGATCAGGAATTTCGGGTAGGTTTGAGTCCTTCTAGCGTGCGCGTGTTGCGAGAAAATGGTCATGCCATCTTTGTCCAGACACAAGCAGGTAATGGTGCTGGATTCACTGATGATGATTATGCAAGTGCTGGGGCGGAGATTGTCTCTACACCAGAAGCAGCTTGGAATCGGGAGTTAGTGGTCAAAGTTAAAGAACCACTGGTCAGTGAATATCAATTTTTGCAAAAGGGACAGATATTATTTACTTATCTACATTTAGCTGCCGATCGCAAATTAACTGAGAGTTTAATTGATTGTGGCATTTGTGCGATCGCCTACGAAACTGTAGAGTTGCCTGGTGCTAACAAGCTACCTCTACTTACCCCCATGAGCGTGATTGCTGGTCGGCTATCAGTACAATTTGGGGCGAGGTTCCTAGAACGCCAACAAGGTGGTAGAGGCGTTCTTTTGGGCGGCGTACCTGGAGTCAAACCGGGTAAAGTAGTGATTTTAGGTGGTGGTGTTGTCGGCACAGAAGCAGCTAAAATTGCCGTAGGCATGGGTGCGATCGTGCAAATTTTAGATGTAAATGTCGAGCGTTTATCCTACCTAGAAACTTTATTTGGTTCTAGAGTCGAATTGCTTTACAGCAACTCTGCCCATATCGAAGCCGCCGTGAAAGAAGCTGACTTACTAATTGGTGCTGTTTTAGTCCTAGGACGTAGGGCACCAATACTAGTATCCCGCGAATTGGTCAAACAAATGCATCCTGGTTCTGTAATTGTTGATGTCGCCGTTGACCAAGGTGGCTGCGTGGAAACTTTACACGCCACATCCCACACCAATCCAGTGTACCTAGAAGAAGGTGTAGTACATTATGGCGTACCTAATATGCCAGGTGCAGTACCTTGGACAGCAACACAAGCACTCAACAACAGTACACTGCCTTATGTCGTCCAATTGGCAAATCTGGGCATTAAGGCACTAGGAGTTAACCCAGCATTAGCCAAGGGTGTAAATGTACAAAATCATCGCTTAGTGCATCCTGCTGTGCAGGAAGTGTTTCCTGATTTAGTCAGTTAG
- a CDS encoding WD40 repeat domain-containing protein: MATVALGLTTVQGFYTYVAQAAAQVSQNSQTPANFANPQLIYSLTGHRGTVKSLAFSPDNKVLASGGADSDGVIRLWNLEKGKKLGTINKAQKTSVESLVISPDGQTLASCSNDHTINLWNLKNNSFTRSFVGHTSNVLSLAVSPDSKILVSGALDGIRLWDLLQQRPLGTLVRFDNSIFTVAISPDGQTLASGDYKGVIKLWNLSTGRLIRELAAHSNAVSAVAFTPNGENLVSASRDRTIKLWNINSGELVRTFTGHNNWVNAIAINPDGQTLASGGRDGIKLWNLTTGELLNTLNGHRDWVSAIAFSPDGQTLASGGFDRKVNIWGTPVKRNVRPIASTKSLK, encoded by the coding sequence ATGGCAACTGTTGCCCTTGGATTAACTACTGTTCAAGGGTTTTACACTTATGTTGCACAAGCCGCTGCCCAAGTATCACAAAACTCCCAAACTCCAGCTAATTTTGCCAATCCTCAGCTAATTTATAGCCTAACTGGACATAGAGGAACCGTTAAATCATTAGCTTTTAGTCCAGATAACAAAGTTTTGGCCAGTGGCGGTGCTGACAGCGATGGCGTGATCCGCTTGTGGAACCTGGAAAAGGGCAAAAAATTAGGTACTATCAACAAAGCCCAAAAAACATCTGTAGAATCTTTGGTGATTTCGCCAGATGGTCAAACTTTAGCTAGCTGTAGCAATGACCACACGATAAACCTTTGGAATCTGAAAAATAATAGTTTTACTCGCTCTTTTGTAGGACATACTAGTAATGTATTGTCTTTAGCTGTATCTCCTGATAGTAAGATTCTCGTCAGTGGTGCTTTAGACGGGATTCGCTTGTGGGATTTGCTACAGCAGCGCCCACTGGGTACTCTGGTACGCTTTGATAATTCAATTTTTACAGTGGCAATCAGTCCCGATGGTCAGACTTTGGCTAGTGGTGACTACAAGGGTGTGATTAAACTGTGGAACTTAAGCACTGGTAGATTAATTCGGGAATTGGCAGCACATTCTAATGCAGTCAGTGCCGTAGCTTTCACACCAAATGGAGAAAATTTAGTTAGTGCCAGCCGCGATCGCACAATTAAACTTTGGAATATCAACTCTGGGGAATTAGTCCGCACTTTCACAGGACACAACAATTGGGTAAACGCCATTGCCATTAACCCCGATGGACAAACCCTTGCTAGTGGTGGCAGAGATGGAATTAAGCTGTGGAATTTAACTACAGGAGAGTTATTAAATACACTTAATGGTCATAGAGATTGGGTCAGCGCGATCGCATTTAGTCCAGACGGACAAACCCTGGCCAGCGGTGGATTTGACCGAAAAGTTAATATTTGGGGAACTCCAGTAAAACGTAATGTCAGACCGATCGCATCAACAAAATCTCTCAAGTAA
- a CDS encoding S-layer homology domain-containing protein, with protein MGSSFRWSSTSATLLALGMLAATVTPITVATVVTAQTTPPSTTPPTTSTSNFSDVSSDYWALPFIQALAERNIITGFPDGTFKPNQSVTRAEFATLIQKAFNQNPVRQLSSTGFRDVPSNYWAADAIREAYEAGFLTGYPGDLFQPNQQIPKVQALVALTSGLGLSSSDNASTVNSTYYTDASAIPDYAVNNVAAATQANLVVNYPNLNQLNPQVSLTRAEAAAILYQALVRQGQLQALGSNVPASSYIVASNAGGTQTRNDIVSLAASSSSFSTLTSLLQAAGLTDILQQPGPYTVFAPTNEAFAALPASTLEQLQRPENREVLIKVLRYHVVPGAISSSQLSTGEVKTAEDASVNIRVDSATNQVSVNEARVLQPGVQASNGIIYPINAVLIPPNLTVSQQPPNGTGTTDVTPGRATRGGSSYIGVAGNIGLGGDTALGDTNFAVISKVGLTRYLSVRPSAVFGDDTVVLVPLTLDFFPRPVNPTGERTFPVSPYVGAGVAIETEDDTDVGLLLTGGIDIPLGSRFTATGAVNAAFMDDTDVGLILGVGFNF; from the coding sequence ATGGGTAGTTCCTTTCGTTGGTCTTCAACAAGCGCAACTTTGCTAGCTTTGGGAATGCTAGCAGCTACAGTTACTCCCATAACAGTTGCTACCGTAGTCACAGCGCAAACCACACCACCAAGCACAACTCCACCAACAACATCAACCTCTAACTTTAGTGATGTCAGTTCAGATTATTGGGCGCTTCCGTTTATCCAAGCCCTAGCCGAAAGAAACATCATTACAGGCTTTCCTGATGGCACGTTTAAGCCGAATCAATCTGTGACTCGCGCTGAATTTGCTACATTAATTCAAAAAGCCTTTAACCAAAACCCTGTTCGCCAGTTAAGTTCAACTGGATTTAGAGATGTTCCCTCTAACTACTGGGCGGCAGATGCTATTAGAGAAGCTTACGAAGCTGGATTTTTAACAGGTTATCCTGGAGACTTGTTTCAACCAAATCAGCAAATTCCCAAAGTGCAGGCGCTGGTTGCTTTAACAAGTGGTTTGGGTTTGAGTAGTAGTGATAATGCATCAACTGTTAACAGTACTTATTACACAGACGCTTCAGCCATCCCAGACTACGCCGTTAATAATGTGGCAGCAGCAACCCAAGCCAATCTTGTTGTCAACTACCCGAATCTTAATCAACTTAATCCGCAAGTCTCGCTGACTCGTGCCGAAGCAGCAGCAATTTTGTATCAAGCTTTAGTCAGGCAGGGACAGTTACAAGCCCTTGGTAGTAATGTCCCTGCTAGTAGCTATATAGTAGCTAGCAATGCTGGCGGCACTCAAACCAGAAACGATATTGTTTCTCTGGCTGCCTCTAGTAGTTCCTTTTCAACCTTGACTTCTTTATTACAGGCAGCAGGTCTAACAGATATCTTACAACAACCAGGCCCTTACACAGTTTTTGCTCCCACTAATGAGGCATTTGCGGCTTTGCCCGCTAGCACTTTAGAACAGTTACAGCGGCCAGAGAACAGAGAAGTCTTAATTAAGGTTTTGAGATATCATGTGGTTCCTGGTGCTATAAGTTCTAGTCAACTCTCGACGGGAGAAGTCAAGACGGCTGAAGATGCATCTGTCAACATTAGAGTTGATAGCGCCACTAATCAAGTTTCGGTAAACGAAGCTAGAGTTCTCCAGCCTGGTGTGCAAGCTAGCAATGGCATCATCTATCCAATTAACGCAGTCCTCATACCACCGAATCTTACAGTTAGTCAGCAGCCGCCAAATGGAACCGGTACTACTGATGTGACACCAGGTAGAGCTACTCGTGGAGGCTCCAGTTATATAGGGGTTGCTGGTAACATTGGTTTAGGCGGTGATACTGCGCTGGGCGACACTAACTTTGCGGTCATCAGCAAAGTCGGGTTGACACGGTATTTATCAGTGCGTCCTTCAGCAGTTTTTGGGGATGATACAGTTGTTCTGGTTCCCTTGACTTTAGATTTTTTCCCACGTCCAGTAAATCCCACAGGTGAGAGAACATTTCCTGTATCTCCTTACGTAGGTGCTGGGGTAGCTATTGAAACTGAGGACGACACTGATGTGGGATTATTGCTAACTGGCGGTATAGATATTCCTCTAGGTTCTCGTTTTACAGCCACAGGTGCTGTGAATGCAGCTTTTATGGATGACACTGATGTCGGGTTAATACTAGGAGTTGGCTTCAACTTTTAA
- a CDS encoding peptidase domain-containing ABC transporter — MFGLFKLHKNYQCVLQLSEEDCGAACLATICKYYGRFLSINRSREAVGTGQLGTTLLGLKRGSEALGFNARAVKASPAIMDRIKEVQLPAIIHWRGYHWVVLYGQRGKKYVIGDPAVGLRYVNRQELAIAWNGVMLLIEPDPDRFFDQPQEEAKGGLGRFFKRIWPYGGLLTHVLMINAVLGLLALGTPILIQILTDDVLVRGDTQLLAVVVTAVVVMTLFSSSLRVLQGMMIAHFGQRLQLGLVLEFGRKILQLPLNFYEGRRSGEITSRLRDINEINQLVSQIVVLLPSQFFVAIVSFSFMLFYSWQLTLAVVIFGLLITLSTLPFLPILRQKTRDLLVLGAENQGVLVETFKGAQVLKTTNAAPQFWDEFQSRFGRLANLNFSTIQIGIINNTVANFLTTIGGVILLGLGSILVIRGELSIGQMLAFNTLQVNVLNLIDSLVGLTDDYFRSQTAISRLLEIIDATPEVVGGSQKPIAQIPTDADICCFHVTFHHPGRVDLLEDFSIKLPGGQVIALIGKSGCGKSTLAKLIAGLYRLNSGNIRIGVYNSQDLSLDCLRQQVVYVPQEPHFWSRSIVDNFRLGTPYISFEEIVKACHIADADGFISQLPNNYQTVLGEFGANLSGGQRQRLAIARGILTDPPILILDEATAGLDPVSESQVMDRLLEYRKGKTTILITHRPSVVNRADWIVLIDKGQVQMQGTIETFLSQQGEHLKFLSV; from the coding sequence ATGTTTGGTCTATTTAAACTCCATAAAAATTATCAGTGTGTTTTACAGTTGAGTGAAGAAGACTGTGGAGCTGCTTGTCTAGCTACAATTTGCAAATATTATGGACGGTTCTTAAGTATTAATCGCAGCCGAGAAGCAGTAGGAACCGGACAGCTAGGAACAACTTTGTTGGGGCTAAAACGTGGTTCTGAAGCTTTGGGTTTTAATGCTAGGGCAGTCAAAGCTTCGCCGGCGATTATGGACAGAATCAAAGAAGTGCAGTTGCCTGCAATCATACATTGGCGAGGCTACCACTGGGTTGTTTTATATGGTCAGCGAGGCAAGAAGTACGTAATTGGCGATCCAGCTGTGGGTCTTCGTTATGTTAACCGGCAAGAGTTAGCGATCGCTTGGAATGGAGTCATGCTCTTAATTGAGCCAGATCCAGACCGCTTTTTTGACCAGCCCCAAGAAGAAGCAAAAGGTGGCTTAGGACGCTTTTTTAAGCGCATCTGGCCTTATGGTGGTTTGTTGACTCATGTTTTAATGATTAACGCTGTGTTGGGTCTACTCGCTTTGGGTACTCCCATCTTGATCCAAATACTCACAGATGATGTCTTGGTGCGTGGAGACACCCAGTTACTCGCTGTTGTGGTGACAGCTGTTGTGGTTATGACGTTATTCAGCAGTAGTCTGCGAGTACTGCAAGGTATGATGATTGCTCACTTTGGCCAAAGGTTGCAATTAGGGCTAGTGTTGGAGTTTGGGCGAAAAATTTTGCAGTTACCCTTAAATTTCTATGAGGGACGGCGTAGTGGCGAAATCACTAGCCGACTGCGAGATATTAATGAAATTAATCAGTTGGTATCGCAGATTGTGGTGCTTTTACCCAGTCAGTTTTTTGTTGCAATAGTTTCTTTCAGCTTCATGTTGTTTTATAGCTGGCAATTGACACTAGCAGTTGTGATCTTCGGGCTTTTAATCACTCTATCCACTCTACCTTTTTTACCTATCCTTCGACAAAAAACCCGTGATCTTTTAGTGTTGGGAGCAGAAAATCAAGGTGTTTTAGTAGAAACGTTTAAAGGCGCACAGGTGCTGAAAACTACAAATGCAGCTCCTCAATTTTGGGATGAATTTCAAAGTCGTTTTGGTCGCCTTGCCAATCTTAATTTCAGTACTATCCAAATTGGAATTATCAATAATACTGTTGCTAATTTCCTGACTACCATTGGTGGTGTCATTTTACTTGGACTCGGCAGCATTTTGGTGATTAGGGGGGAATTAAGCATTGGTCAAATGCTAGCTTTTAATACTCTACAAGTTAATGTTTTGAATTTAATTGATTCATTAGTTGGCTTAACAGATGACTATTTTCGCTCTCAAACAGCAATCTCTCGCTTACTAGAAATTATTGATGCTACACCAGAAGTAGTTGGAGGTAGTCAAAAGCCGATCGCACAAATTCCAACTGATGCAGACATCTGTTGTTTTCATGTGACGTTTCACCATCCTGGTAGAGTTGACTTACTAGAGGATTTTTCTATTAAACTTCCTGGAGGACAAGTCATTGCTTTGATTGGTAAATCTGGCTGTGGCAAAAGTACGTTAGCAAAATTGATCGCAGGTTTATATCGACTGAACTCTGGCAATATCCGTATTGGTGTTTATAATAGCCAAGACCTTTCTTTAGATTGTCTGCGACAACAAGTAGTTTATGTACCCCAAGAACCTCATTTCTGGAGTCGCTCGATTGTAGATAATTTTCGCTTAGGAACGCCTTATATTTCTTTTGAGGAAATTGTCAAAGCTTGCCATATTGCTGATGCAGATGGCTTTATCAGTCAACTTCCTAATAACTATCAAACTGTTTTGGGAGAATTTGGGGCAAATCTTTCTGGTGGACAGAGACAAAGATTAGCGATCGCTAGAGGAATCCTCACTGATCCACCCATACTAATTTTAGATGAAGCAACTGCGGGATTAGACCCAGTTAGTGAATCTCAAGTGATGGATCGCCTCTTAGAATATCGAAAAGGTAAAACTACAATTTTGATCACCCATCGCCCTAGCGTAGTCAATCGGGCTGATTGGATCGTGTTAATAGACAAAGGACAAGTGCAAATGCAAGGTACTATTGAAACTTTTTTGTCACAACAAGGAGAACATTTGAAGTTTTTATCAGTGTGA
- the cydB gene encoding cytochrome d ubiquinol oxidase subunit II, with protein METLKYFLPQIWFVILALFLFLYVMLDGFDLGVGILSLTASDEKRRSVLMTSLSNIWDANETWLVLMAGGLFGAFPLAYSTILNALYIPIIIMIFGFIFRAVAFEFRELANRKLFWNFAFGAGSFSAALGQGFALGAVLKGINVDEQGHFIGTTWDWLSIPTVLVALTLIQGYVLIGSTYLIWKTTGELQDTHYKTAKIAAWTTLIGAIFITITTPIFYESVRSRLFDRPLVFIFAVIPLLGVLLISQLLTSLIRKQERAPFIWTILLFLLSFVGLGLVVFPYIIPPEITIYEASADPSSLVIMLIFIGLLIPVMLFYNLYQYIVFRGKVTGGHYGE; from the coding sequence ATGGAGACGCTAAAGTATTTTCTACCACAGATATGGTTTGTGATTTTAGCTCTCTTTCTCTTTTTATATGTGATGCTTGATGGGTTTGATTTGGGGGTAGGGATATTGTCTCTTACCGCCTCCGATGAAAAACGCCGTAGCGTTTTGATGACCAGCTTAAGCAATATTTGGGATGCGAATGAAACTTGGCTGGTTCTGATGGCGGGAGGTCTGTTTGGCGCGTTTCCCCTAGCTTACAGCACGATTTTGAATGCTTTGTATATCCCAATTATCATCATGATATTTGGATTCATCTTTCGTGCTGTGGCATTTGAATTTCGGGAGTTAGCAAACCGAAAATTATTTTGGAATTTTGCTTTTGGTGCTGGAAGTTTTAGCGCCGCACTCGGTCAAGGATTTGCTCTTGGTGCTGTGTTAAAAGGTATCAATGTTGATGAGCAAGGGCACTTTATCGGTACAACTTGGGACTGGCTAAGTATTCCCACAGTATTGGTAGCTTTGACGTTGATTCAAGGATATGTGTTGATTGGTTCAACTTATCTAATTTGGAAAACTACAGGAGAATTACAAGACACACATTACAAAACTGCAAAAATTGCCGCTTGGACAACGTTAATTGGTGCCATTTTTATTACGATTACCACACCGATATTTTATGAAAGTGTAAGGTCACGCTTATTTGATCGACCCCTAGTTTTTATTTTTGCAGTTATTCCGCTGCTGGGAGTATTATTAATTTCTCAACTCCTTACTAGTCTTATTCGGAAACAAGAAAGAGCGCCTTTTATCTGGACTATTCTATTATTTTTGTTGTCGTTCGTTGGCTTAGGATTGGTTGTCTTTCCTTACATCATTCCGCCTGAGATTACCATCTATGAAGCATCTGCTGATCCTAGTTCGTTGGTAATCATGTTGATATTTATTGGTTTACTGATTCCCGTAATGCTGTTCTATAACCTTTATCAGTACATTGTTTTCCGAGGTAAGGTAACTGGTGGTCACTACGGCGAATAA
- a CDS encoding AAA family ATPase — MNQPHLRFLVTKNYKNLSSEQIVRLKNLNIFIGSNGSGKSNFISCLKFLKDSLTKIPDDSRSVSGFEDAVAQIGGNRILDVNVESPARVRLAYCFCFPENPQVIIYTKDSTILDLKIFVNRKKPRGVSIAEEYLYSGENLYDTTTFNPFYYYKFHDRESGKGAVSVYDEPGQVPTTHFEGLDNIPTNLLGLNAIPRLLEDSQYPPENTSVYKIRRALIELVSSWQFYNANNMDLNLIRMSEPKIGGSDLYLSLTGDNLPLVLDNLTQQDIDFEESINQAMKAILPKTRRLRPIRSGRLSLTLEWHFYDIKEPFYLNEMSDGTVRMLCWATILHSPVLPSLLVIDEPELGLHVSWMPILAEWIKKAARKTQIIITTHSPDLLDHFTDCLESVFCFSSEDQKHFYLKKLSQEMLNEKLEEGWQLGDLYRVGDPSIGGWPW, encoded by the coding sequence ATGAATCAACCTCATCTTCGCTTTCTTGTGACTAAAAACTATAAAAACTTGTCTTCAGAGCAAATAGTACGACTCAAAAATCTCAATATATTTATAGGCTCAAACGGTTCAGGTAAAAGCAATTTTATCAGTTGCTTGAAATTTCTCAAGGATAGCCTAACTAAAATACCAGATGACAGTCGTAGTGTCAGTGGTTTTGAGGATGCAGTTGCCCAAATTGGAGGTAATAGAATTTTAGATGTCAATGTAGAAAGTCCTGCTAGAGTAAGACTTGCATACTGTTTTTGTTTCCCGGAAAATCCACAAGTAATTATATATACAAAAGATAGTACTATCCTTGATTTAAAAATTTTTGTGAATAGAAAGAAACCAAGAGGAGTTAGTATTGCGGAAGAATACTTATATAGTGGGGAAAATTTATATGATACAACTACATTTAATCCTTTTTATTACTATAAGTTTCATGACAGAGAATCTGGCAAGGGTGCTGTATCAGTATATGATGAGCCAGGTCAAGTTCCAACAACTCATTTTGAAGGCTTAGATAATATACCAACTAATTTATTAGGTCTTAATGCTATCCCCCGGTTGCTTGAAGATAGCCAATATCCTCCTGAAAATACATCTGTTTATAAAATTAGAAGAGCTTTAATCGAATTAGTCTCAAGTTGGCAATTTTATAATGCCAATAATATGGATTTAAATTTGATTAGGATGTCAGAACCTAAAATAGGGGGAAGCGATCTTTATTTATCTTTAACCGGAGACAATTTACCTCTAGTTTTAGATAATTTAACTCAGCAAGATATAGACTTTGAAGAAAGTATTAACCAAGCAATGAAGGCTATATTACCAAAGACTCGTCGTCTCAGACCAATACGTTCTGGTCGTTTGTCTTTGACATTAGAGTGGCATTTTTATGATATAAAAGAACCTTTTTATCTTAATGAAATGTCAGATGGAACTGTGCGGATGCTTTGTTGGGCTACTATATTACATTCGCCAGTTCTTCCTTCATTACTGGTAATCGATGAACCAGAACTAGGATTGCATGTATCATGGATGCCAATTTTAGCAGAGTGGATTAAAAAAGCTGCTAGAAAAACTCAAATAATTATTACTACACACAGTCCTGATCTTCTAGATCATTTCACAGATTGTTTAGAAAGTGTATTTTGCTTTTCTTCAGAAGATCAAAAGCATTTTTATCTAAAAAAACTCTCCCAAGAAATGCTGAATGAAAAACTAGAAGAAGGATGGCAATTAGGTGATTTATACCGTGTTGGCGACCCTAGTATTGGAGGATGGCCGTGGTAG